gctgttttttgcctatttcactgtttcgaagaaaaggaatatcaaacggagtccaaacggaatgaaaccttcgggagcgatctttttggaacaaacgtgatccagaggacttggagtggaagtcaagaaacaaacaaggcggccacgagggtggagggcgcgcccctcctactgagcgcgccccctgtcttgtgggcccctcgagcgtccaccgacctacttcttcctcctatatatacccatgtaccctgaAAACATCAGAAGCGCccacgaaaaactatttccaccgccgtaaccttctgtatccgcgagatcccatcttggagccttcgtcggcactccgccggagggggaatcgatcacggagggcttctacatcaacaccatagcccttccgatgagttgtgagtactttaccacagacctttgggtccatagttattagctacatggcttcttctctctctttgaatctcaatacaaagttctcctcggtcttcttggagatctattcgatgtaactctttttgcggtgtgtttgtcgagatccgatgaattgtgagtttatgatcaagtttatctatgagaaatatttgaatctcctctgaattcttttatgtgtgattaagttatctttgcaagtctcttcgaattatcagtttggtttggcctactagattgatcattcttgcaatgggagaagtgcttagctttgggttcgatcttgcggtgtcatttcccagtgacagcaggggtagcaaggcacgtattgtattgttgccatcgaggataaaaagatggggtttatatcatattgcatgagtttatccctctacatcatgtcatctttcttaatgcgttactctgttctttatgaacttaatactctagatgcatgctggatagcggtcgatgtgtggagtaatagtagtagatgcagaatcgtttcggtctacttgtcacagacgtgatgcctatatacattatcatgcctagataatctcataattattcgcttttctatcaattgctcgacagtaatttgttcacccaccgtagtacttatgctatcttgagagaagccactagtgaaacctatggcccccgggtctatcttttatcatatacgctttcaatctacttttatttgcatttttacttttccaatctatatcataaaaataccaaaaatattatcttatcatattatctctatcagatctcactttcgcaagtggccgtgaagggattgacaacccctttattgcgttggttgcgagttctggtttgtttgtgtaggtgcgtgggacttttgaggagcctcctactggattgatactttggttctcaaaaactgagggaaatacttacgctactgtgctgcatcaccctttcctcttcaaggaaaaccaacgcaagctcaagacgtagcattGACTTAGCTCTTGCAGCAGTTGATGCAGATCTTCCACCAGTTGATGCAGTAGCTCTTGAACCAGATGATGCAGCTCTTGCAGCAGTTGATGCAGCTCTTCCACCAGATGTTGGAGCAGTTGTTGGATCAGGTACAGCGGCAGCTCTAGATGCAGCTATTCCACCAGAAGATGCTCCTGGAGCTCTTGTAGGTGTAGGGGCAGATCTTATTTCCTGAGACAAAGCAAAGATGTGCATTAGTTGTTCAGTGAAATATGAAAGATGGATATGAGTAAAAAGCTATTAATTTTAGGACCTTATGCTTGTTCTTCCTAGCTGCAAAGGCTGGCTTCAAAGGAACACCACAATTTGTGTACCCATGCCCTTGCTTCCCACAGTTGATGCAAGTTATTGTTCCAATTCTAGAAGTGTCCTTGGGTTTTGGTACTTCAAATTTCCCCTTCCTCCTCTGAGTCTGCTTTCTGCCCTTCTTCCTATGGAACACAGGGGGGTCTATGTCTCTTGTATCTGTTCTTGTCCAAAGGTCAGGTCCAGGAACAGGGTAGATCATTGGCTTGTAATCTTCTAAGTACATAGGCTTCTTGAAGAACTGATGTACAAAATCTTTAGGCTGCTGTTTTGATTTGTAGATGGCAGAGACAACATGATTACATGATACACCTCTCATGTCCCATTTTCTGCAACCACATGTCCAGTTCTTCAAGTTTACTGCATAAGATTTCTCACCACTGTTGACTTGATATAGATCTGGCCCAGCCATCATAGCCTTGCAATTCCTAGCCCATTCCTTTGACTCCTCTAGCATTTCTGTATATGTTGGGGTAATTGTCCATCTAGCACTCTCCCCCCCCCCAATTCTTTTTTCATTGAACTTCACCATCAATTTGGCCCTAGCACCTTCAACCATTGTTTTAACGGGTTTGCCCCTAATATCCAATATCATCCTATTGAACACCTCACTAATGTTGTTCACTACTAGGTCAGTTTTACAGTTGGTGTCCATAGCATATCTAGCCCATGTTTCTACAGGAATTCCCTTCAGCCAGGCCCAAGCCTCCTCACTTTCCTTTCTAATTTCTCCCATTGCTTCATCAAACCCATTCTTAGTGTAAGAATAAGCTGCTGCATCCATATAttgcttaagttcatctcctctAAAGCCAGCACTTTGGAAATTTGCATAAATATGCCTTAAACAATATCTTTGAGGGCAATTTGGAAATACTTGGTCAATGGGTCAATGCCATTAAGCAGACCCTAGTGACACAAATCAAAATCCTAATTAAGTTTGCTAGAACTATTTGTGCTACAACTAGTAAGTAAAGCAAATGAATGTGCTAAGGAAATTACCTTCTGCCTGTCTGAAATTAGTCTAATTTCCAAATTGTCCTGATTCTCCCCCAAGAACTATCTTCAGTTGAGTTAAAAACCAGCACCAAGTAGGGGTGTCCTCCTTCCCAACTACTCCAAAGGCCAAAGGAAATATATTATTGTTTCCATCTCTACCAGTAGCAGCTAAGATTTCTTGACCTGTGTTTAACTTCACAAAACACCCATCAAGACCTGAAAAAGTGAAACAAAAAAGATGAAACATAACAATTTGGTGCACAAAAACATACCAATGAAAGGTCTACATCCTTTAAGAAAACCCTCTCTTTGTGCTGCTAGACAAATGAAAAGTCTATGAAATCTTGGATTTTTGCTTGGATGTTCTTTCACCACTCTAGTTGTCACAATGCATCTGCTCCCAGGATTTGTGTCCAAAACAGCTTGAAGATAGTCTCTAATCCTAGTGTATTGTGCTTCCTGGTCACCCTGCACAACACTCAGAGCTTGCTGCCTTGCCCTGTAAGCCTTCATCTTTCCAACCTCCACACCATACTTCTCCTTTGTCTTGTCTATGACAGTCTCAATACCTGCTCTAGGATCTGTCCTGAAGCTGTCTTCAACTGCTTTGGCCACAAACCTAGCAGGAACCTTGCAATTCTCACCACTTGGAGCACATGTATGTTGTAGTTGCAGCTTCCTAATACAGAATGTTTTTTCATTTGCAATAACAGATGCAACCATGTGAAAGGGGCAGCCTTCCTCAAGACAATCAACTATGATCCTATCTTTGTTGTTCCTGTGGTAATGGTAGTTCCTTCTTTGTGTGACATGCAAATTAACCAAAGCTCTTCTAAACTGGTAAACATCAAGGAAACACATGTGCCAACATATTTGCTGTTGTGGCTCAAGTATTTTCTCATCATACCATATCCTGGCCTTCCTCTTCTTTGCCCTAGACTTTCTACCAGATGTGGGACAATACAGTACTATTCCTCATCTGAATCAACATAAAGTTCATCATCCATATCTTCATCACTTACTGGAATGTAGTCTGCCTCAAGTTCAGCTTGTGAACTGCAATGTGATCTACTTGTTGGACCTCTTTTAACAGGCAATTTCTCTAGATTTGGTTCTTCAACAAACCCctctccatcctcctcctcctcctcaatctcACAGAATAAGTCTTCTGGCTCACAATCACCTTCAAAAACCCTCTTCCTCTTCAAATCTTTTATTTTCTGGTTTAAGTCTgcatcttcttcctcttcctcttcctcttgtTCCTTTTCCTCTTGctcttcttcctcttgctcctGTTCCTCTTCCATGTTATCTTGTTCTTGCACTACTAGCATGTCATCAGCATACTCTTTAAGAAATTCATCTAACTCTGTGACACCTGATATGTCTTTCCAATTTCTAAAATTGCAACTCTCCTGTGTGAAAAGATAATCTCCATATGAATCTTCTGTGTGTACACTGACAAGAGGAGTGCGCAGACATGTCTGGCTGTGGTTCACTGCTCTAAGATTGATAAAGCACACCTGCATCATCTATACTATAGACCTTAGGAGAACCAATCTTAGAAATTGGAATCTGCTTCTCACATCCACCTCCAATGTTGATATGCATGTCAGACTCATTTCCTTTCATAACTGTGGTAGTGACACACCTCTTGTCCTCATACAATATTAGCATCTCTTCTACATCTTCCTCAGATTTTATTAGATGCATGCCTGCCATCCCCACACCATGTTGCTTGACATAATACATGGAGTCCTTTTGACCATACCCCTCTATCCCAATAATAGCAAGCATattgatatatgtgatatgtgatTCGCATATGGTCCTTTACAGATTGTCACAACCTTGGAAATGGAACCTGAGATCCCAAGGTTCATCTTCACCCAAACTGCAAGTTTAGTTCATAGAAATTTCATTTAACAACAGATTCAGAAAAACTAGAAGAAAAGTTAACAAACAAGTCAAataatacagaactcaattaacAACAATCGAGCTCATATTCAGTTAACATTCATTTCAGTTCAATCAATTGAGATCACTTCACACTTGAATTCATATTCAGTTGTCAATAAATTCAGTTAACACTAACCACTAACTTCAGTTATCAGTTTTCAGTAAATTCAGTTAACTGTCAATAAATTCAGTTAACATCAGTTGAAATCATATTGAGTTAACTGTTAATTAAGTCAGCAGATATATTAAGTAAACAGTAGATTGAAGCTAACTTCAGTTAAGTGAGTTGAGCTCATATTCAGTTAGCATAAAGTTTAGTTAACATAAATTTTCAATGAATAGAACTTCTAAATTGAAGAGCAATTGTAGAATTACAAACACTAATTCCTAAAATGAACTACAAACCAGGTTAACATAATCCAGTTAATGAGTAAAGCTACAAACCCTAATTCAGTTGGCATAAACCCTAATTCCTAAATTGAACTACAAACAGAGAAAATACACTACCAAAATCACACCAAGTGTACAATTACAGTACCAGAATCACAAGAAAAATAATTGAAAAGGGAAGAAAAAACTCACTCAACGCCACCGAGGCCGGAAGTGAAGTGGTGGCTCTGCCCTGGATTTGCTTTCCAGACCTGGGCCAAATTAGCGGCGGCCCGTGACTCAATGTCGTCGACGCTGGCGTTGAAGATGCTGCCATCCTCGCTGCGCTCATCACCGCCGGCAACGACAGATCGAACGGCGCCAATCTTACCAGGGAGTCCCATGGGAGAGCGAGGAAGGGCAGAGCGGCCCGCAGAATCGACGATGGAGATGCGGCGGTCGTCCGTGACGTCACCGGCTGAGTTGGCgcagccgccgctgccgccaccggTGGCCATGAGGGGAGCGGGCTAGGGCGGACTCGTGGGAAGGAGGCGATGCGATTTGGGGTGAACTGGGTGCGGCTCGACCTAGTCGCTAGGTTTTGTGCGGCGCCGTCTAACGGCGCGTGACGGGCGCCGTCACCCCCTGTCCACATGGCGCCTGACAGCGGGCCCAAGCAGTCAGGTTTGCACTCAAACGCGGCAAATCAGCGAATCAGCGTCATTTGAAAACTGTCGGCACAAACGTGACggttttttgaagaaaaaaacgAAAGATGATGGTTTTCTAAATTATGGTCCCCAATTGTGGTGGTTTTTTGCAATTTACTCCAGTTTCAGCCTCGAGGATTAAGAGGAATTGTGGGCGCTCTGCTTTCAGATCGGCATCGAGCTTGATGTTGTGGTGACCTGCTCATGCTCAGACTACCTGCACCGCGAGGTGCTCGGACGCAACGCGCGGGTCTTGCAGGGAGCCTTCGCCGAGCGCGCCGCCGTTTCCGGTGTCCACGACTCCGCGCACGGCTAGCGCGCCCATGGTCCACCAGGTCGTGATCCTCAACTACCGCCGACTGATGGCTCGCGCGAGTTGCGCGACTGGGTGCTAAGATTTCTAGAGAGGTTACTTGATTATGATGACCCACCGTATATTACCTTTCTCGAGTAGTAGAGAAGCACTATAaatctttacctaataataaagcaaattGGGGTTCTTTCGTCCATCATGGCATTTTTCAGAAAAGTCCCTCTATTTCAGAGAATTCAACCCGCAGTCCTGTTTTAAGTTAAAACGAATCGTTTTTTCATATTTTACACAAAAGTCCTTGTGTTTTGTTGAAATCAACCCGTAGTCCGGATTTAAGTCACACCCGAAccgttattttatatttttcgaAAACCCTCCTGATATTTTAGGTAATTCATCCGCAGAtcatatttaagtcaaacaaTGTTTTAATCATCAATATCTTTTAAACCGCAACTCCGATttgaacatgttatatatgaaatttgattagaaaaatatgtagaatatgaatatgagattattttcacctgttaagtatttttagatattattttggaatatatttaagtcaaacaaatgattttctaaattattcgtatattttaaaccgtaactttgattttaacatattatatatgaaattttattagaaaaatatgtggaatctaaatatgatgttaattttacctgttaaatatttttaaaatatcattttgGGAGCAAACTTATAATTTATAGCGTAAGATCCGTTTTCCTTTCGTACCGGCGGCGACCCGGATTGCAAATAAACACCCCACTATAACAATATAGGGAAAAGAAAATATCGATAACTACACATGCATACCTCTGAAAAATGTCGGAGGGGAAAACAACAGATTTCTCATCGTGAGAGTGAGAGAAAgcgagagagaaagagagatggaggaagggagggagagggaggagagaggaagagagagacGCCTTAGGATTAAACATATTCAAACACGTTTTTTTTGTTTTGTGTGAACACCGAGGCCATCGCCGGCGAGGGTGAGAAGGAGGATAAGCGGCAACACAAAATATGATGCCTCGCAAAAAAAAGGAGATGGACCTATTGTGGTCTTGAGTGATGGTTGTTGGGTTAAAAGTGTGTGTTATGTtttctctcccgttgcaacgcatgggCTCTTTTGCTAGTACTACTAATAGTTTCTTCATTGATGATCCTAAGTCGCTATGCGCTATTATCCTTCGAGCAAAGTACTTCCCTGATGGAGATTTGTTCAAGGCTACTTTGAAGAAAAAAGCTTCGTACACCTGGCAAAGCATAATGGCAGGAGTGGAAACCTTGAAGAGAGGTTACATATGGAGAATAGGTGATGGATCCAAAGTGAATATTTGGGATGATCTGTGGATACCCCAATCACCGTCTAGAAAATTTTTGACAGTTCGTGGAAGTAATATCATCTCGAGAGTGAGTGATCTTATTGATCCTACCACAGGGGATTGGGACGAGCAGCTGGTACAACAGACCTTCTGGCCTCTAGATGCCCGCAGGATCTTGTCTATCCCACTCCCGCAACATGAGATGGAAGACTTTGTGGCATGGAATCCATCAAGAAACGGAATTTTTTCAGTAAGGTCGGGCTATTGCGCTGAGTGGGAATTCCAGTATGGGCAGAAAATCCAGCCTAACAGCACGTCATCTACCCTTAAAAATAACTGGGAATCGCTATGGAATCTACAATGCCCAGCAAAAATCAAGATCTTTATTTGGAGAGCAATGCAAAGCGCAATCCCATGTCACGCCATACTCGCAGCTAAACGTATGAAGGTTAAAACAGGTTGCCCAGCTTGCAACAGAGGACCTGAGAGTATTATGCATCTACTCTTCCAATGCAAGAAAGCTGTCGAAGTTTGGCAATTATTGGGATTATATGACATTATCAAAAAAGCTTGTTGTGTGAGTAGGTTTGGTGAAGTAGTGCTTGAGCATCTTTTGTGTTTCCAGGACTCGAACATCCATGTACTTGGGCTGCCTAATCTGAGGGAGACAATAGCAACTACTGCCTGGTATTTGTGGTTTGAGCGGAGGAAACTAACACATGGTGAGAAAACACAAACTGCAACCCAAATTCAATTGGCAGTAAGGGGACTAGCAACGAACTTTGTTATAGCATGTAAGCCCAAAGTGAAGATGAGAGTGATGGCTTGGTCTAAGCCCCGGTCGGGATATATGAAACTTAATGTAGATGCTGGGTTTGATCATGACAATCTGAATGGTACGGTTGGTGCAATTCTCCGAGatgataatggcaaatttatagCTGCATCAAACGAAAGACTGAATTTTTGCTATGACTCCTTTTCTGCTGAAGCGACGGCTGTGAGATTTGGGTTAAACTTAGCACAGACAGTGGGATGTAGCAAAATTGAGGTTGTCTCCGACAATGAAGAAGTTGTTATTGCTTTGAAGGAAGGCTTTTCTAGTTCAGTGGCAAGTGCTATATTCGATGACTGTTATTACATGTCGCTAGACTTTAATCACGTTTTGTTTGATTCATGTATTAGAGATAATAATCAGGTAGCCCATGAATTGGCCAAGTTGGCCAAGTTCTCTCCTCCTAGTATCTGGATGGATTCACCTCCGGATGAGATTATACCTTTTCTTGTAAATGATACAATTGTGATTGAATAAAGGAGGAGATGATTTGTCAAAAAAAATAGTCTCtattttttaaaaatatttcAGACATACTATTCCGTTTAGAGAGATGAAGATAGTTGAGGCGAGGATGTCAGCTGGCATCCCCACTTCATTCAAACTCCTCCTTCTCTAGCTAAATAATGTGTGAATAGACTTAATTTGACTGGTCAGAAGAAGATAGTTTTTTTTTTCGGAGAATCAGAAGAAGTTATTGTTATTGTGGCCCAGGATTGACTTCCTAAATACAAGGTGTGTTTTATTTCTAGATTTTTTTTGCTTGCTATTTCATTCTGATTGTAGTCAGTTTCTATGAGAAACGGTGTATAGACCAAGTGTAGGAAGTAACTCGCAGAGGGCAATTAGCTTTTAATGTTTTTAACATTCTCGTGTGTTGTTGTGGCACATCCCATGCGATGGTTGAACTCATCGCTTTGGTGTTGACCACGCTCGAATGCGTTGGGATCAAGTGGATATGGCCACCATCGACAATatgaagaaagaaaataaatggcaatgtagttttttttttcatccgttgcaacgcacgagcataTTTGCTAGTTCATTCATAAACAAGGGCATATTTTCGCAAGTATTAACAAGAGATAAAACTTCCAACAAAAGATATGCACTCCTCACATCACATTTTTCCAACAAAATTTGCACAAGGATTAGAAATTTCTCAGAGGTTACCAACGGACACAACTTCCTCTCATCACATTTTTCCTTTAGCACCGTCAGTAACCAAGACAAGTTGTGCTACAGGTTACAACATAAATAGCTACTGTTCATGGTAAAATACAACAGCTCTTCATGAGAACAGCACATCTTTAGATTGTGTTGAGGTTGGATTTTTTTTCCTTATCCTAACAGCAGATATATTTGAACAAAATCATAGTTAAACATGCCGATGTCTCAAGAATCCAAACAAACACCAGATTTTTCGCCCTTCTGCATATGTTCCCACAACTTAGCATTGTTATTCACATACAGAAAAAGATAAGGCTCTTCAATCATATATGGTTTAAAAACATCAAAATAAGGCCATAAATGCTGATAACAGAGACATTAGTAGGATTCTGCTAATCGCAAGTTGCCTCATTCAAGTACAAACATCATATGCAATTTGATCCTAAACAGCATGCAGATTAAAGGGGAAGTAAATCCGATAATTATCGCATTGTGTATATCCTTAGGGTGCAATGAGCCCATGTTTGACGGATCCAATCTATTTGCCAGACCTCAGATATGAACCACCACTATATGTGTAGCACAGACAAACTGCTGCCTAACCAAATTCAAAAGATTCGTGCGCGTTGCGTTGGGAGCCACCAATGAATTGACCTAGCCACACAAAGATCCCAACTGAGCCAGCAAGGGAAATATGCATCAACTGTCTATTGGCATTATTCACTGGCTAGTGTGAAGTGCTGTGGCCCTGTTTCTTCCTTCCAATCAACGAGCCGCAATGCGAGGAATCCGTAGTTCGGAATTTTTTGCCTTGATGTTCTTCGTCAATTCCTCAAAAGATTCAGGTATGGAGTGGTACTCATGAAACATGAGTCCTTTTGTCCTTCATAGCGGAAGAGAAGACAGTCATAATGTAGTATCGCACATGATACATGCAAAGAAGAAAAATTAAGAAAAACAGACTTACCACTCATGAGGATGGCAGTAGGTTAGAAGATGGTCAGCAATGGTGAAGGGGCACACGGAGGGTCGGATCCTATCCTTCCCATCATGTATTTGGCATGTCACTGCTAGCCGCTCAGAGAAACCTGTCCTTATGGAGTGCACCACAACAGGGTCACGGCGCAAAGAGAAGTAAATGGAGTTGCTGTTCACAGAAGGGAGGTCCCTGGCTGAAACAGAGAGGGACCGATCCCTGCTGAGGAACAGCGCGCGGCCACCGAGGCAGTTCACTGGGATCAGCTCACCGCGGTCGATGTCCAACGCAAATAGCTTATAGGCATTTTGCTGGAAGGGGTCCACGCCACAATGTTGTGCAGTTAAATGGCGGATGGCAAGCAGCACTCGCCCACCAGACTCCACGAGGAAGTAGCTGCATAGGCACGGATCACCAAAATTATTTGGAACATGAGCAAGCACAGGATGTGGTGATCTCGGATACAGCTGCATGATCTTCCTTGAGCCACCCTCGCCGACTGTCGCGTAAAGCCTTCCTTGGAAGGGCAGGATGCTCCTAAGGAAAAGCCCTCGGTGGAGGACCTCCCAAGTTGGGCGGCCAGCCTCGGCGCCGATCACCACATGTGTCCACGGGAACCATGCCACCACGGCAATGGAGGTCGCGGACGCGCTGCAGACCGCAGCATTCATGTCAAGCAGAGAGTTCCGGTTCCTGACGGCGTCGTGGAACACAGGGACGAGGGACGGGAGGTCGACCACGACCCGTGTGAAGGGATGCAGCACCCGGACGGCGGCGGTGCGTTTGTTCAGAAGAATGATCAGTCCCTGGGTGAAACCGACGATCCTGTGGCGCAGGAGCTCCGGcaggcggacgcggaggcgcctGGCCGTCCGCGCGTGGAAGAAGCCGATCTCGCCGGCGTCGTCCGGGCGTACCCCGTCGCCGTCGCAGAGGGCGACCCAGCCGCGCGGCCAGAGGTCCGGTTTGCTCAGCGTGGGGTCGCGCGCGTCGCTCGTGCAGCTGCGCCAGCCGGAGCAGACGGCCCGGAAGACGATGTAGTCCACCACGTCGCCGGCCAGCAGGCGGCTGGTGACGAGGTGAACCA
This sequence is a window from Aegilops tauschii subsp. strangulata cultivar AL8/78 chromosome 7, Aet v6.0, whole genome shotgun sequence. Protein-coding genes within it:
- the LOC109734356 gene encoding uncharacterized protein, whose amino-acid sequence is MGKKLPPSTPTAGRRRKGPSLAPLSACKRRRTHEASGWASLPTDVVHLVTSRLLAGDVVDYIVFRAVCSGWRSCTSDARDPTLSKPDLWPRGWVALCDGDGVRPDDAGEIGFFHARTARRLRVRLPELLRHRIVGFTQGLIILLNKRTAAVRVLHPFTRVVVDLPSLVPVFHDAVRNRNSLLDMNAAVCSASATSIAVVAWFPWTHVVIGAEAGRPTWEVLHRGLFLRSILPFQGRLYATVGEGGSRKIMQLYPRSPHPVLAHVPNNFGDPCLCSYFLVESGGRVLLAIRHLTAQHCGVDPFQQNAYKLFALDIDRGELIPVNCLGGRALFLSRDRSLSVSARDLPSVNSNSIYFSLRRDPVVVHSIRTGFSERLAVTCQIHDGKDRIRPSVCPFTIADHLLTYCHPHEWTKGLMFHEYHSIPESFEELTKNIKAKNSELRIPRIAAR